From the Desulfobacterales bacterium genome, the window TTTCAAACATTGATTTCGTGGCCGCTGACAGTTGCTTGTCTTCGCGAACAAGGTTATGGGCCTTTTCAATCGTGGCCTCGATATCAATATTTTCGATCTTCATTCGGTTCCGGTCCTGTGTCAGTGTTTTTATTAAGGCTATTATAGCACAGGTTTTGAAACCGAAATTTTCAGCTCTGTAATCGATGCTACAGCAATAAAAATAAATAGATGAAAGGGGTGTCGTATTTAGCTGAAAACACCTCAGATTGCCCTATCGGATTCATTATTATCGGAATACGACAATAAAGTCATATCAAGTTGAATTTTAAAATTTTTCAGAAAAACCCTGTCAAGTCTTTTTTTAGCTACTTTTTGTTTTTTCGCTGAATAGTTACTAAATATTAATCTTCAACCACTTCTATTACCGCATTCCCATTTTCAAATATGATCTTCACCATTTCTTGAAACCGTTTTGGGAATATTTTTTTAGTTTCTGGTGTAGCATCCGGACCAATTGCGCTCATCAATATTTGCATAGGATTTACTACTTTTCCCGGATGATAATTTATACCGATTTTTTTTCTGGTATCAAGACGTGTAAAGCGAACATCGGTATCAATGGGAGCATTGTAAAACAAAAGGTCCCTTCTATTAAATTTGCCACCGGGAATCCCTCCAAAGCCATAATCAGTCGTTGCTCCTGTAATATTGGAAAGTACACATCCCACAACGCCTGAATGATCTTCGGTGGGCGATTTTTTTATTTCGACCTTTATTTCTCCTCTTTTGGGTACCTCATCTGCGTACAACGCCTTAAGACCTTTCAATGCCATTAAGTATCCCCCAGCTACTGTTGCACAACTGTGCCCTGCCATTTTTACGATATCTATGTATGTAAGTTCAATAATTCCATCCTCATTAACGCCAAGGAATTTAGCTAATTCGTCTTTTAAAAAAATACTTTCAATTTCATCAAAAAACTTTAGATATTTCATGTTATACGACCTCTCTTTTCAAATTTACAAAATAGAATAGCACGAATAGCAGGCATCCAAAAAATAGCGTAACAGGATCACGGCACACCTTGGTGTGTAAAATGCCGAAAAAGTTCTCAGCAAGACGGATTTCCCAATGGTTCACCCGTTATTATCTGAAACCGTTTTCTTTGTGTTTCTGTGCGATTGCAGTTGCCAGATTATCCAGGGCATTGAATGCCTCCTCCGTGGGTACGCCTTTACACAGCACAGGATCAATGACTTCCACCTTGAGGTTGGGAATCATTCCGGCAAGTATCTCCACGGTCTTGCCGCCCCACCCATAGGAACCGATAATGGACAGAAATTTGGTATCTGGGCGCAACGCATTTGCCAGAAACGCGGCATAGGCCGCATAGGGATGCGGGCCTGCCAGCACGGTAGGCGTGCCGACGACAATGGTTGCTGCGTCCACCAGGGCCATGGCCAGTTTGCCGATATCGGTTACGGCCAGGTTGAACGGCTCGACCCTTACGCCCCTATCCACCAATGCGGCAGCCAAATGATCGACCATCCGCCTGGTGCTCGCGTGCATGGATACGTGCGGCAACACCACTGTATTTCGAGGGGCTCCCAGGGTCCAGTCGCGATAGGCATCGATAATAAATGCCGGACGTGGATACAGTTGACCATGGCCCGGAGCGATCATTTCTATATCGTAAGATGCGAGTTTTTCCAGATTTTTTTTAATCATACCCCTGAAGGGCATCATGATTTCGGCATAGTAGCGCTTGGCCGCCTCATGAACACGGCCTTCGTCCGTGACGAAAAGATCGGTTGTGGCAATATGGGAACCGAAGAAATCACAGCTGAACAAAATCTTGTCTTCTTC encodes:
- a CDS encoding FprA family A-type flavoprotein; its protein translation is MQKRKITESIYWLGAVDWDSRLFDALIPLPDGTSYNAYFIEGSEKTALIDTVDPPMAEEFMAQLEGIPKIDYIVSSHAEQDHSGTIMQVFEKYPDAKLISTPKAKGMLIDLLKIPEDFFITVKDGETLSLGDKTLKFIYTPWVHWPETMVTYLEEDKILFSCDFFGSHIATTDLFVTDEGRVHEAAKRYYAEIMMPFRGMIKKNLEKLASYDIEMIAPGHGQLYPRPAFIIDAYRDWTLGAPRNTVVLPHVSMHASTRRMVDHLAAALVDRGVRVEPFNLAVTDIGKLAMALVDAATIVVGTPTVLAGPHPYAAYAAFLANALRPDTKFLSIIGSYGWGGKTVEILAGMIPNLKVEVIDPVLCKGVPTEEAFNALDNLATAIAQKHKENGFR